One Ilumatobacter coccineus YM16-304 genomic window, CCGAACTCGATCGCGACGCGCTTCACGTGCGACTCGCCGACGAGGCGTTCGCCCTCGGCGGACAGACTGCAGCCGAGAGCTACATCGACAGCGACAAGCTGCTCGATGCGATCCGCACCAGCGGCGCCGACGGCGTGCACCCCGGCTACGGCTTCTTCAGTGAGAACGCCGACTTCGCCCGAGCCGTTGCCGAGATGGGCGTCGAGTTCATCGGCCCGCCGCCCGAAGCGATGGACGAGATGTCCGACAAGGTCTCGAGTCGCCAGGCCGCGATCCGCGGTGGCGCTCCGATCGTTCCGGGCACCACCGAGTTCGCTCAGGGGCCCGACGAGATCCGTGCGTTCGGCAACGAGCACGGTTGGCCGGCAGTCATCAAGGCGGCCTTCGGCGGCGGCGGTCGCGGCATGAAGGTCGTGCACGGTCCCGACGAGGTCGACGATGCGTGGGCGTCGGCACAGCGTGAGGCCAAGAGCTTCTTCGGTCGCGACGAGGTGTACGTCGAGCGCTACCTGACGTGGCCGCGCCACGTCGAGATCCAGTTGGTCGGCGACAAGCAGGGCAACTGCGTCTGGATCTCCAGCCGTGACTGCTCGGCGCAGCGTCGCCACCAGAAGCTCATCGAAGAGGCGCCGGCCCCGATGCTCCCCGAGGGCGTCGAAGCCGCCATGGGTGAAGCTGCGGTCAAGGCCGCCAAGGCCGTCGGCTACTACGGCGCCGGCACCGTCGAGTTCATCTACCAGGACGGCGAGTTCTTCTTCCTCGAGATGAACACCCGCCTGCAGGTCGAGCACCCGGTGAGCGAGATGATCACCGACATCGACCTCGTCGAGTGGCAGATCCGTGTCGCGGCCGGCGAAGAGCTCCCGATGACGCAGGCCGAGGTCGACGCATGTCGTCGGGGCCACTCGATCGAGGTGCGCATCAACGCCGAAGATCCGACCGACGGCAAGTTCCTGCCCGCCCCCGGCCCGATCTCGAAGGTCGTCCCGCCGGACGGCTTCGGCGTTCGTTGGGACACCGGTTACCTGTCGGGCGACGAGATCAGCCAGTTCTACGACAACCTGGTCGGCAAGCTGGTCGTGTGGGGACGCACTCGGGAGGTGGCGATCGCCCGCACGATCCGTGCCCTCGAAGAGCTCGTCGTCGAAGGTGTGGCGACCACGATTCCGGCCGATCTCGAGATCTTGAAGCACCCCGACTTCGCGGCGATGACGTTCTCGACGAAGTGGGTCGAGGAGAAGCTCGACCTGAGTGGCATCTCGGTCGGCCCGCCGCCGGCACCGAGTTCGGACGACGACGATGCTCCCGAGCTGGTGCGTCGCAACACCACGGTCGAGGTCAACGGCAAGCGGTTCGACGTGTCGATGTGGGTTCCCGATCAGCCGGTGGTTGCCGCAGGTGCGGCACCGGCGAAGAAGCGTGAGAAGCGTGCTGCCTCGGGCGGCGGCGGCAGCGCTGGTTCGGGCAAGATCGAAGCGCCCATGCAGGGCACCATCGTCAAGCTGCTCGTCGAAGAGGGCGCAACGGTCGAGGCCGGTGCCGGCCTCGTCGTGCTCGAAGCGATGAAGATGGAGAACCAGATCAACGCCGACATCGCCGGCACGGTGAAGGAGATCAAGGTCGCCGCTGGCGACACGGTCGGCGGTGGCGACATCCTCGCCGTCATCGAACCGGCCTGATCCGTCGCTTCGCTGGCTGGGTCAGACCTGCCAGCGGCGTTCGATGATGCCGAGGTCGAGGCGCGGGTCGCCGGTGCGCCGCTGACCTGCGGTGTCGGCTGGCGCGTCGAAGGTGCTGGTGCGGCGCTTCCGAGCGGGAAGCAGGCGGCTGAGGGTGTTCATCGCGATCATGCACCCAACGCTACGAACGGTCGACAGGCCAAGCACTTACGTCGCAACGTTCTTCGGGGATGTTGTGATCGATTCACCATCGAAACCAAAGCACGAGCGACGATCTGGTTACGATTCCACAGATGTACGTGTTGGATGACATCAATCGCGATCTCCTCGACCTCTTGCAGACCGACGGGCGGATGTCGTTCAAGGAACTCGGTGACCGCATCGGCCTGACGGCGCCGGCGGTCGCGGAACGAGTCCGCAAGCTCGAAGACGCCGGGGTCATCAAGGGGTATCGAGCGGTCGTCGACTACGAGGCGCTCGGTTTCCCGATCCTCAGCATCGTGCGCGTGAAGGCACCGATCGCCGGTCGCGCTGTCGACGAGAAGATCGCCGCGCTGCCGAACGTGATCGAAGCGAACCGTGTGACCGGCTCCGACTCGCACGTGATCCGAGCTCGCCTGCGAACGACGCGCGACATCGAGGATCTGCTCGCCGATGTGTGGGAGGACGGCGAGACCATCACGAACCTGGTCACGAGTTCCCCGGTCCCACGGCGGCCGATGAACCTCAAGGCGACGAACGCCGGCCGGGCGTCGTGAGCCGGCGACTGCTCACCATGCGGTGAGCGAACCCGTCGTTGCCGCATCGTCGGCATCTCGCTCGCGTCGGAACTGCGCGACGACCGCTCGACGTTCCGC contains:
- a CDS encoding Lrp/AsnC family transcriptional regulator; amino-acid sequence: MYVLDDINRDLLDLLQTDGRMSFKELGDRIGLTAPAVAERVRKLEDAGVIKGYRAVVDYEALGFPILSIVRVKAPIAGRAVDEKIAALPNVIEANRVTGSDSHVIRARLRTTRDIEDLLADVWEDGETITNLVTSSPVPRRPMNLKATNAGRAS
- a CDS encoding acetyl/propionyl/methylcrotonyl-CoA carboxylase subunit alpha, with the translated sequence MLKKILIANRGEIAVRVIRAAREMGISTVAVYSELDRDALHVRLADEAFALGGQTAAESYIDSDKLLDAIRTSGADGVHPGYGFFSENADFARAVAEMGVEFIGPPPEAMDEMSDKVSSRQAAIRGGAPIVPGTTEFAQGPDEIRAFGNEHGWPAVIKAAFGGGGRGMKVVHGPDEVDDAWASAQREAKSFFGRDEVYVERYLTWPRHVEIQLVGDKQGNCVWISSRDCSAQRRHQKLIEEAPAPMLPEGVEAAMGEAAVKAAKAVGYYGAGTVEFIYQDGEFFFLEMNTRLQVEHPVSEMITDIDLVEWQIRVAAGEELPMTQAEVDACRRGHSIEVRINAEDPTDGKFLPAPGPISKVVPPDGFGVRWDTGYLSGDEISQFYDNLVGKLVVWGRTREVAIARTIRALEELVVEGVATTIPADLEILKHPDFAAMTFSTKWVEEKLDLSGISVGPPPAPSSDDDDAPELVRRNTTVEVNGKRFDVSMWVPDQPVVAAGAAPAKKREKRAASGGGGSAGSGKIEAPMQGTIVKLLVEEGATVEAGAGLVVLEAMKMENQINADIAGTVKEIKVAAGDTVGGGDILAVIEPA